The Paraburkholderia sabiae nucleotide sequence TGTAGTAGCAACTGATTGCCGCCCGCAACGCATGTTGGCCCTGACCGTATGCGGCACTTGCCCGCTGATAACAGTCGTGAAGGATGGCGCTGCCTGCGCGAAGGTTGGCACACGGGTCGAAAGCGGTTTCGTACGTCAGACCGTACCGGGCGAGATTGAACCGGTTGACCTGTCCTAATCCCACGCTGAAATTAGTTCCGCGGGCCTCGAGCGCGCGAGCCGTGGCAACCGCCTCTTCGGAGTCGCGGGGTTGTCGCGCCAGACGGCCGCCAACTACGCCGATTGCAAAGGGATTGAAGCTGGATTCGGTGCGAGCGATGGCTTGCATCGTGACGGGATGCACAGACGGCGCACACTGCTGTGCCAGCTGGTTGAAATCAAGCATGGGCACACTCGAAACAGCGAGCACGCGCGGCCACGGTCGATGCGGCTATAATGAAGCCAGCCATTATTTCCCTCGCACGGTAATCAATGGTTAGGCCGGTGACGGTGTTGGTAGCACCGTCACTGGTCGATCATCGGATGTTCTCTGCTACAAACTCCCTATCCTTGAAGCGGATCCGGATCTCTTCCGCGTCCTTGCAGTGCTCGCACGCAAAGGCGATCGCGTCGTCCAGAGCTCGCCACGTCTTTGGATGCCCTCTCTGCGTCTCAACGGCCAGGACTTTCTCCTCCGTAGTCAATTCGATCTGCCATGAGCCAAGCGATCCCATGAAGATCGACACTCGAGGCCGGATGACCAGTCCTTTTGCCAACTCCGCTTGCGTAATACCCATATCGCCCTTTCTTTGCACCGAAAGAGGCTTTTTGCAACAAGCGGAGGGATTCATCAAGCATCGAGAATCACTTTCTGGTTAATGAATATCAAAAATCGAAATTCGTGTTTTGATTATAGGCATCGCTCTTTTGTCCGTCAACCTGCAATCCGCTAGGCATGCTGCCCGACGATCTGTGGAACAGGCGCAATGACCCCTACCCCGGCGCGCGCGAGGTGCTTTCTGAGCATGCGGGCAAAATCGACCGCGTGTGCGCCATCGCCGTGCAAACAAATTGAGCGTGCCCGCAGCGACACGCTTTGTCCGTCTACTGAACGCACACAGTGTCGGTCAATAATATCGACTACCTGGGCCTTCGACGCCTCGTCGGTATCCAGAAATGCTCCGGGGTCTGACCGGGGCACCAATTTCCCATCAGCCGTGTAGCCACGGTCCGCGAAGGCTTCGTCTATCGCAGGCAACCCGGCTTCATGCGCCACGCGGACAAGCTGCCCGCCAGCGAGACCGTAAATGGCCAGACGCGGATCATAGTCCCGTATTGCCCGCACTATCGCAAAGGCAAGTTCTTCGTCCATTTCGGCCATGTTGTACAAGGCCCCATGCGGCTTCACATGCGAAAGCTCGCCGTTCAGTCCCGCCACGACAGCCGCAAGCGCGCCCACCTGGTACTGCACGCCGGCGTAAATCTCGTCCGTTGGCAAACGCATCGGCACACGGCCGAAATTCTCGCGATCAGGAAAGCTCGGATGCGCACCTACTGCGACTCCCTTTCGTATCGCCTCCGTCGTGACGCGTCGCATGGTCAGTGGATCGCCAGCGTGCCACCCGCAGGCGATGTTCACCGAACTCGCGTACTCGATGAGCTCGACATCGTGTTCGAAGCCCTCGCCAATATCGACGTTCAAATCGATGGTTTTTTCACTCACGTCCGTCTCCTGCATGGGTGCAATGCCTATCAATCGAGATCGCGCCATCGGCGATAACCTCATTCCGGAATGCGCATGTCTCATTGCCTGTCACGTAACGCCCGGAGTACACGTCGGCGGCGCTCGTGCCCCAGGAAAGCGACGCATCGGATTCCGCTCTGGTGGATCCGAACGTGCTCGCTGCAACTACAGCCAACACGTACGTCGCGGCGGCCAGGGTTGCGAAAGCGATGTTGGTTCGTTTGCTCATCCCAAGCCTCCGTTGAAGTCATCGCCTAGGCTCCGTCGACACTCATTTCCGACTGCGGCTGCACGATTGCGATAGGCTGCGAGTACGGCCCGCACAGCCGGCCGAACTCGACCCGACCATTCCAAGGCCCGCGCCTGCCCCTCGCGCTCAAGCGCGGCATGCAGATCCACTGTGATCGGATCCTGAACGGATACGCCGTTCTCCCTCATGCGCGCATAGTTCGTTTCCATGCGCTCGGGCAGAGCCTGCCATTGTGCTTTTTGCGCGGCGCGAGACGCGGATGTGAGTTGCTGCTGCACCTCGGCAGGGAGCGCCCTAAAGCGTTCTTCGCTCATCAGGAGAAGTGAGACCGGAAAGGCGTATCTGACATCAGCAAAGTTCGGTAGCATCCCCGCGAGCGTGTCACCCACCGCGCCGTCTCCTGACGACAGCACCGCATTGATGTTGCCAGTTCTGACCAGCCGCTTCATGTCGCCCATTGGCAAACTGACGGCGTGGGCACCCATGTTTGCGAATACGCTGGCCGATGCCTGGTCATACGTTCGGATCTTGAGGTCAACAACGTCCCGAATGCTGCTGATCGGCTTGCGTGACCAGAGACCGGTGGGCGGCCATGGCGACATTACCAGTAGGTGCAGGCCCGCGCTCGCCAGCGCGCGGCGATATTCGATTTCGGCCAGGCATTCGAGAGTCGAGGCCTCCGCTTCGTTTTGCGCAAGGAACGGCAATGTCGAAAGCTCGAACAGAGGGTCAAGCACGGCAAGGTCGCCGCCGAACACGTCTGCGACATCGACCCTTCCCGACTGGACGTCGAGCAGGAGCTGCCCCGTACCTCTGTGCGACCGATACTGTAGATGAGGCCCAACGTAACCACGCGTTTCGATCGCTGCACGCTCGGCGAAAACGCGAAGGCTGTTACCCGATACGGTGTCCTGAGGATATGCGGTGACCATTGACCAGTCCGCGCGTCGATCGCCCATGTCGGCGCACGATTGGCTGCCAGTCAGCAGGCATGCTACTGTGAAGCAGATCGTTCGGACCAGATTCGCCGTTTTCATTGCCGGAAGTAGAATGCCAGGGAAAGGCCGACTCACAAACTTGTGATCAATCTAGACCACATTCCCGCGTAAAATCCACTCCCGTTTTTCTCTTCACAACGGCGCCAAAATCTGGTACGGCAATCGGCCAGATAATCAGCTCAATTAATCAAACCGCATTTAAAGGCAAGTGTTACCGCGTCCTTGATGTGAGAAACGCCCATTTTTCGGGTAATTCCGGGATACACAATCTGTCTGATATGGCGGGCTCGCAAATTGAGTTCTTCCGCAATGGTGTCGGCCGAACTGTCTTTCCAATGCAACAAGGCGCGCAACACCGTCAGTTCTTCGCCAATGAGTCCGCACTCAGTAGCAATCCCGCTCAATTGACGCAAACGCCAGTCCGAGAGGGCACCAGCGGCGCCGCGCCACGTGTGCTTATTGCGCGAAAGGATGTGATTTCCGTCGACGACACTACCGCCGACTGCCACCTGCAGCACCGTCACACTCGATCGCGCGCTCTCGTGTACCGGACACGCCAGTATGCTGGACAATCCATGCAACCGTGCCTCCTGAAGCAGCCAGTGTCCTGATGCATCACCTTGGAGATCAGAAGACGTCGCCGGCGTCGCGTTTCGCTTCGCATATTCCAGAAGCGGGTCGTTCATGTAGCCTGCGCGATAAACGTACTTCTGAATCCACGCGGGATCGCACCCGACGAGATACCGATGATCCGCAGTGTTGCCACCGCTGTCGAATTCCATCCAGCTCACGCAGTATTGCTCGGCGCCGAGCGAGCCCGCCAAAGCTTCGAGTACGGCCGCCAGATCACACTCGTTGCTACACTCGAGAATCCGGGCCCCCACATCGTCCACGCAAGCGGACCGGACCTGTCGTGACAGACGGCGGCGGCCGTTGAACACGTGCCGGCACCTAACGTGAATAGCGTCGTACGCCGGCGCGAGAATGTCACCCCACGGGTCGGCACTCGAAAATGCGAGGAACAACCGTTCGCTGTGCATGGGAAGCAGTAGCGTAATGCTCACGTCCTCGGGACGGTCAATCACTCGCTCCAGGACCAGGCGACCACCGCCGTGGTCGCGCAACCTCAAAATGACACGATCTGCTCCTACGTCTGCACTATGCAGATCGACAATGTTCGCGCTGGCGTGAGGCAACTTCTCGATCATTGAGCCGAGCATCATGAACCCGACTTCAGTATGGGCGTGAGATCGATGAGCTGCGCAGGTCTCGCGTAAAAGTTTCCCTGAACGGACACCTCCTTGAAGCGTGACAACCACGCGGCCTGCTCGTGTGTTTCCACGCCTTGGATCACGAGAGATAACCCGACATCCCGGGTAAGCTTTTCGAGACTCTCGATCAAGGCAGCGGCCATCTGCTGCCCTGGCGCCGTTTCGATGAACTGTCGGTCAATCTTGATGCCGTCTACGGTCTGCGACACAAGATTCGATAGCGATGACTGTCCAGTTCCGAAGTCATCGAGCACCACCTTGACGCCCAGGCGTCGGATGTCCTGAACTCGAAGTCGCAGGTCGCGGCTCCCTGAAAGCATTGCGGTTTCTGTTATCTCGAGCTGCAGCGCATCGGGATCCATGAGGTTGTCGTTCAGGCATTGCCTGATGGTATGCGACAACCCTCCCCTTGAGAACTGGTGCGACGACACGTTGACCGACAGAAAGATCCGGCTACCAGCGGTTTCCTGCCACGCCCGAAATTCACGGCATGCCTGCTGCAGCAGGGACTCCCCGAGCTGGACGATCAATCCGGTTGATTCAGCGAGCGGGATAAACTGGTCGGGCTTCAACATGCCCTTGTGCGGATGCCTCCACCGAACCAGCGCCTCAACGCCTCGTAGCGTTCCATCGAGCGAGACGATCGGCTGATACAGAACGAAGAACTCCCGATTAATGATCGCGTACTGCAGCGCCTGCTGTTGCTCCAGAAGCGAATGCGCACGCGCGAAAAGTTCGGGCGTGTAGACATGGAACCGGCTTTCCTCGCCGTGACGACCGCGTTCTTTGGCTGCATACATTGCCATATCGGCTTTCGTAAGTAGTCCAAACTCTGTCTCGTCGGACTGCTTGTGCAAGGAAACCCCGATGCTGACGTTAATCGTGTAGTCGTCTCCCCGCATGACGAAGACGCGCCTGAAAGCCTGGACAATATCGTTTGCGGTCCTTTCAGCATGGTCGAGCGCCCGCTCATCGGACAGGAGGTACGCGAACTCGTCGCCACCTATCCTGGCGAGCACATCGCCCGGCGCTGCGCACTCCCCGAGGCGAAATGCAACATTGCGCAGTAGTTCATCTCCGACCTTGTGGCCCAAGGTATCGTTGATGGCCTTGAAATTGTCGAGGTCGATGTACAGCAGCGCTACCCGTCCCGGTTCTTCGTTGCGAATCCATTGACGTACCGTTTGCAACATGAGGTGCCGGTTAGGCAGGCCTGTGAGCGAGTCGGTCTCTGCCAGTTTCTGGAACCGACGCGTGACGATTAACTGCCAGGCGGCCGCGCCCAGTAACATCAGGCTCAGGACTGACGCGATCATGACGTAAAGCAGCCTTGACTGTCGGTACGGGGCAAGTGCGTCATCAGCCGAGACACCAGCGACAACCGAGACCGGGTACGCTGAAAGATGTCGGTACGAGACAAATCGATGAACGCCATCCACCGGATCTTTAACGATCGCGCCGCTGGCGCCTCTCATTGGTGAGAAAGCCGAAGCCGGCAGCCCCCTGGGCGACGTCGGCTCTCCACCCGTAAGTCGCGACAGCAGGTAACCGTTGTCGGAAAGGGCCGCCAGCATTCCGTGAATACCGAGCCCCTCGAGGTTGTAGAAGCCGTGGGTCAGGAAGTCGGGGTCTTCCGAGACCACCACAATGCCTGCGAAGGAGCCATCCGGGTGATTGAGTCGTCGTGTGAACTGGAGCGACCACTGGGACGATACCCGTCCCACAACGGGCTCACTAATGTAGAGACCGATGTCGCCTCTTTCGTGTACTTTGAAATGCTGGCGATCCGACAAGTTGACGGAACGGGCAGCCGAAGTTGTGGTTTGCACGACTTTGCCGGCAGCGTCGACGATGGTCACCTGCAACGCGGTGTCGGCGGAGACAAGTCCGCGCTGCTTGTAATCGGCGAGCGTAAAAGTCGCCGGGGAGCGTTCATACTCGTACTTGACCCACCGCACGGCAACGTCAGCGTCGTGAACCGTCCTCGCGATGTGGGCCGCGAAGGTGTCCGCCAGTTGCGAACTGGTCGCGGCAGCAGTCGCTCGGGCCGCTTCGCCTTCATGCTGAACACGCTGAAGCGTGACGCCCCAGATCGCACCGGTGATCACTACCGCTACGAGCGGGAACGCATAGGACCGGTCGGCGTACGCCTTTACTATTCCCGACAGACGGCCCAACACCGATGCGCGATCTGATGATGTGGACACAGACATTTCGTCTTTCCTAATCCCTACGGCGCTTATACTCTGAGGAAAGAACCGCTCAGCATGTGGAACGGTTACAAAATGTTTCGTTTCGTCATACCCGCGTGCTCATATCGGTTCGTTACACATGTCTGGAGCTCCCCCAATAGAGAGCGTCGTGCAAAGCGGATCGGGCATTTTTCATGCGGAAAAGACTACGTTTTACGTATCATTCGATACGATCTGTGACAGAGGCGCTGCTACGCGCGCCAACTCCGAAGCGGGGACGGTTTTCTTGATCCGGCAGAACGGATTTCGTGAAACATTTCGACCGAAACCAACGTAAGCGGCTGTTTCGCATAGCTTTTAGATTGAACAGCATTTCTTGCCTCCTTGTTTCACACGGTCTAGCTCGCGGGCGGCGCTACCGGTGCGGCTTCAGCGATAGCCCGTTTGCACGCGGTTCCCCGCCCTACGTTTTTGAAATTTGCGCCAGGAGTGCGGTTACGACGGTGCGATCTGCCCAAGCCGTCGCAAAATGCAAGGCGAATGAGCGGCAAAACCGATCCTGGGCGCTCTCCGCCAACCACCAAGGTCTCGAAAAGGACAGGTCATTGGTTGCAAAACCGGTTTTCGCCGGCGTTCCATCAATCCGTTCGCAGCTCGCTACGTGCGTGTCCCACTAAGCAGCGCATTTCCACGCCCCCGGCATGTGCATCGTTCGCGCGATCGGCGGAAGTACGCGTTTGCGAGGCGCGGAGCGCGAGCGAGTGCTCGTCGAATAACCGGCGCGGGATCGCCCGAGCGACGGCTGAAGAGCCTCGGGATGGCCGTGCTTCTGAAAGCATAAGGACCGTTGTCCGATCGATTGGCTTGCAGCGCCCGGCATACGGTCGAGGTCGCGGTAGCGCCCCAATCAGAAATAATCGCCGAATGGCTGTTTTTATACCGGCCCATTGCACAATCTCACGGCATTGGTGGATATCAGTCCGCTTGCCCAGCTGGGCAGCGGATACGTAGTGGTAACCAGTTCGCCACGTTCCCGTGGCCATCGCTCCGCCAGAGGCGCTGTGCCTGCCATGCGACGAATCGCAAGGTGACGATCATGCAGCGGCCCCCAAGTCTTGCGGCACCGATGACCAATCTGGAAGGGGCTAGGCTCGGATTTGGACAAACGGACAAAAAGCGCATCATCCGTGAGTCACAACGCGTCCCAGCGAAGTCGATCGCGGCGGACCTGTCGGCCGGCGTATCGACGAGCAGGACATCGCTGGCGCCGATCATCGAGCATATTTTGCTCTGCGTTTCGTTACGCGAAGAGACTTCGCCCTGCGGAACTGTGCTGCTACGATCACCGACACGCTGTCTCGATCAGCGATAGATACCCATCCACACAGACGTCTGGACGTTGGTAGAAGGCAAATGACAAGGTGGCGAGTGGCGGATGCGCGTGCCGCCGCAACTGGTAGGAGCGCGGGCCGCGGTCGCCTCGCTGGTGTTGCAGCGGCGCCTTGAACCAATACGCCATGACGTGCCACATCATAACTGGAAAGTCGCTTTGGTCCGATGGCATGGCACGGTGGTCCTGGCGTCTCTTCAGGGGGCACCAGTCACGCAGCGAGGCGGCGAAGCGGGGGAGGCGGCGCCGTACGCATTGCAAATCATGCGTTCGAAACTGATTAGCGAGACGTTCAGGTTTGACTGGACATCCGAGCCAACGCGAGGAAGGCGTTCCGACGAGTCCGCGGGCCATCGTCGACTTGCATGGGCGTCGTGAGCTGATCTCACGAAGTCCGCTGCTCGAGAGGCCAGTGCCTGTGAGCGCCTATCCGGGCTGCGGGTCTCTAAGGATTCAGCGCTCCTAGCCGTCACCGAGGGGACGGCCTGCGGGAAATCATGTAGAAATAGCGACGTGGCCGCCGAGCGCACGATTCGGCGCCAGCCTGCACATGACCGGAGCGACACGCGCGGTCGGGACAGCATCAAACGAGGGAGCTTTCGGGCGCGGCCTTATGCAAGGCTGGACCGTCTTCCTTGTACCTAGGTAGCGCCTACCGATCTGTCGGCAGCTTTCGTCGCGGTCGTCTTCGGTGGAAGCCAATGAACTGTTCGCTAGCGCGTTTCGGAGTGTTCTAATTGGAACACCGTTCGCTGGCCGCTCGATACGAATGAAGCAGACCCCCTCGCCGTGGCAGGGCCATAGTCGCGGGCTGGAAGCATCGCATCGGTTACCTGTTGAGGGAAATTGCGAAAGCGGAGCCACACACCCGCGTCGTTCGCGCGTTACGGAGTGTTCTAATTAGAACACTTACGTCGCGCTGGACTCCTTCGCGCCCAAGGTAGCAGGCCGCGTCGGTATGAAATGACCATCGGCGTTTCAGTCTCGCCGTGTCAGCATGCATCCCGTTCGAAAAGGCCTCCGGCCAGAGTCGATTGCAAATCAAGCTTTACCCCGATAGGACGAACGCCGAGTTGGGAAGCAGAGGTGGATAGTCGCCGACCGAACAATCCAACCGCACTGTTCTAATTAGAACACCGTCAGGAGCGCGCGAATCTTTTAGGACGTCAGCATCGCCTGATAAACCACCTAGGGCCTGTCGCGGTCCGAGTTGAATCTGCCCTCTCTCGCCCGCCAGCGCGAACGGCACTCGCATGGTCGAATCGCAAACATGAGACCGCTGGTTTGGATCCCAACCGCTCAGTAGCGTTGTATGAAGTCGGTCCATCCGAATCAACGTCTATAGTGGGACATGTTAGTTAAGTTCTTGTCCTTCCGGCGCGCCCCGTGGATGGCACCTGTTTACGTTGAACGTCTGGGCGACTGGCTCTTTCTACTTCATCCGGCACGCGGCCCTGCGTACCGGAATTGCGCTGATAACTCCGCATGCCCCGAAGAATGACGCGGCCAAGGGGTACATTCGGCAAATGCGCCTCACTCAGGCCTGACAGAAAACATCTTTCCGATGTGCTCGCGAAGCTCGCTTTCCTGCTCTTCTGTCATGACGCCAGCTTTGAACTTGAACGTTAGCCCTTTGACATCTTTGGTAATGCTGCCGGCCTGGACCTTGCCGGCAAAGATTTTCAGGATACTTCGCCCCCCAGCGTCACTTGGCGCGAGCCCTCGCGAAACCTGTGCTGTTATCGATGCACCCACCTTTGTCTGCGCCAAGTCGCCGCCTAGTAGGAGAGGCCATAACTCCTTCAACGCCTTCAATCCGGGCTCGCCCGTTTTCTTCAACACATTCGCTATATCCTGAGCTGAGTTTGCTCCGAGCACCGACGGAGTCAGGTCCAAGTCCCGCTTGACGAAGTCAGGCAGATCGTCGAACGCCAGGAACTTATATAGTTCATTGCGGGTTACACCCATCACTTCCGCTAGGCGGGTACGGTTCGGAAACTCGCTCTCCGCACGACGGACCGCGATTGCAATCTCGTAGTCGGAGAGATCGTCCCGGGTGACATTTTCCATGAGTGCGAATGCTGCCATGTCCTGATCGGAACACTCGATCACGACACCACGGATACTTTCCCGATTGAGAAGCTTGTGCGCACGCCAGCGTCGCTCACCAGCAACCAGCTGGAACGTTTCCCCAACCCGGCGAACAGTTACGGCTTGCAGCAGACCAGCCTCGGAAATCGAGCGGGCCAGTTCCGAAAGCTTCGCCTCGTTGAATTGTCGGCGCGGCTGCCAAGGGTTCGGTACGATGTTGCTTACCGCCATCTCCGTATCGACGCCTTTCGACTCCAGCTCCTGGATACGCAGTTGGGCCGCAGCAAGCGCGCTCGTGATGCCAGGCATTGTTTGGGGCCCCCGGCCGCCTTTGTCCTTCTTTCCCCCATCCTTAAAATCAGCAGGAGTTGGGAGGTTGGCCGTCTTTGCCATCAGCTGTTCGCGGATGTTGTTGCTCATGTCGACTCCTTCCAGGATTTCACAAACATGTCGTCCAGCCATCGCGCGTATTGCATCATAGGCTGCCGAACACGCTGTAGTGACTTGGCCGTCGAATGGGTGCTGACGACATCGAGAGCCGTGGAAAATGACAGCGCTCCCCCGCTCATCACCGAGCTCGATGGAATCTCAAACGGATCAAGCCATCGCCCATAAGCACTTTGCGCCCACTGTCGGACCACCGGTGCAGACGACGTTTTCCCGTAGTCCACTTTCGACAACAGAATTGAAATGAATTCATAGACTTTGTCTTCCTCGTACGGAAGAAAGTCTTCCGCAACATCCGAAAACAGACGCCAAAAAGCCAAGGAGCTAATGAAGTCCAGATTCTCCGGGATCATGGGCATCACAAGCGCATCGGCCGCCAGCAGCGCGTTCAGGTTCATGTACGACAATGACGGCGATGTATCGATCAGTATGTAGTCGTACTGCGACCGGAGTGGCTCAAGCCCCTGTCGCAGTACTGACCAGAACCGGTATCCCTGAACGGTCTTCTGGCGGGCCGGCAGAAGGAACTCTGCGCCATACAGGAACGTATGACCCGGGATGATGTCGAGGCCATCCCAGTAAGTCGATTGCACTTTCGCGCTCAGGCCACCCTCAATGTTGTGGTCATAGATGTACGGCAAAACAGTGTCTTCACCCGAAATCTCCTTCTCCGCGTATAGTCCGCAAAGCTCGGATGCAGATGCCTGCGGATCGAGGTCGATCAGAAGCACATTCCGTCCTAGCAGCGTCAGAGCCTGCGCGAGGCAGACAGTCGTTGTGGTCTTCGCAGACCCACCTTTCAACTGTGCCGTGGTGAGTACCTTGCCCTTGAAATTGCCGTCCTCGTTTCCAAGCCGCGTCTGGTATACGTCGGAAGCCATCTTTACCCAAGTGCGTACTTCGGGCAGGGTGAACGTCCTACTGCGACCGTTGCCGTTAAGCGTGCCTGTCGGCAGACTTGCATCGTCCCTAGTCACCAGATACTGGATCTGCTGACGCGTCAGACTGCACATCTCGGCAAGTTCACTGATCGTGTAGATCGGCGCAACCTTGCGCGGCCGTGGTGCGAGAATCTGTTCCCGCAAGTTATCGGAGAACGGTTCGAGATTGTCTGCGAATTCCGCGACTTCCCGAAGCGTTACCTTTCGGTCTTCCATTGGTAAGGTGCCTACGTTAGCCATTCCGCGCTTTCCCCTTGAATTGACGTCGAAGCGCAGAATACACGAATCCGCGTTAACAGGGTTATATTGAGTCAGTTTTTTGTTACCAGCGCGCTGGAGTTACCTGTAAGCCCCTGATTTTTACGGCCTTTTATTTGACGGCACGGGCGTTCCTGCTCAACTGACGCTTGCAGGCCCATCGAGCGTAACAATCGCCCGCCGAACGCAGCGCTTTTCAGAAACGACATGCGCACAAAAAACACCCTGCGGGCGGTTTTTGTGCTGGCCGTATGCACACCAAATTTGGTTTGTATTTCAATGACTTAACTAGATTGGTTTCGTTTCGGCCACTGGTTTTCAAGCTTGGTATGTCTGGTTTTTGTAAACATAAAACCCACGAACTTACAAACAGGCGAAAGAAAATCTTTTAAAATCAATGACTGGATAGCCATTCTGGGGTGGTTTTTGTGCTTCACGGGGTGGTTTTTGTGCCCACGCGGCCGTAAGTTGGGCGATGTCGTGCGGTTTTTGTGAAAATTAGGGCGCAAATTGTGACGGCTACAACGGAGTGGGGGCGGTTTTTGTGCGCGCTTTGCTGCACTGGCTCGGGGTGGTTTTTGTGTTGACAGGCGATTCCCTGCTGATAGAGTGCGTGGGATTGCGCTGAACCTGTCGAATGGAAAATCAAACCCCTCCCGCTACCCCGCATCAGCTCGCGTTGGACATCTATGAAGACATGTCCGCTGTGGGCATGCCCATTCACGAGGCGAGCAGGGACATTGGCTTCCTGCGCAACAATATTTTCACGCGCGTTGGCGGACTGGGGATTGCCGCTCGCCGAGTGCTGGACGCGGCCTATTTCATTGTCGCCACGAAGTCGCCTGATGACCTCGTCGACGACAAGGTGTACACGTTCACGGCCGACATCAACTACTTCAAGTGGTTGATGCGATACGACAGCCGGAATCACAGTCATCTCATCGCGCAGATGAGAGCCGCGGCGAAGGCTCGCGTGGAAATCATGACAGCGCCGTCAATCGAGGAACTGACTGAGAAAGACTCGTGGGGGACGATCAGCCTGCTGGGTGATTGCTATATCGAACGCAACGTCGTCTGCATCCTGCTGTCCGGCAGGGTAATTAAGTATCTTATCAGCCCGTATAAGGCGCACTGGCTCAGCCTGCGTGCCTCTACCGCCTTCTCCCTATCGCTGGCCCGTGCCATCTACGACCGGCTCATTCCGTGTGAAGGTCATGGTGTGACGGAATGGTTTGCATATGAAGAAGTCTTAGAATGGCCAGGGAAGGTTGGCGAGTCACGTAAGGAAGTCAAGGAATTCAAGAAGCGGTTTCTCGAGCCGGCAATGCTTCAGCTCAATGAAGTTTCCGACTTCGAAGTGAACTGGGAGCCGAACGCGGAGCGCATTCCGCCGGAGAAACTCAAGATCCGGTTCCGTTTCACGAAGAAGCGAGGCGCAGACGCAGCACGGGCTGGTATCCAGGA carries:
- a CDS encoding replication initiation protein; this encodes MENQTPPATPHQLALDIYEDMSAVGMPIHEASRDIGFLRNNIFTRVGGLGIAARRVLDAAYFIVATKSPDDLVDDKVYTFTADINYFKWLMRYDSRNHSHLIAQMRAAAKARVEIMTAPSIEELTEKDSWGTISLLGDCYIERNVVCILLSGRVIKYLISPYKAHWLSLRASTAFSLSLARAIYDRLIPCEGHGVTEWFAYEEVLEWPGKVGESRKEVKEFKKRFLEPAMLQLNEVSDFEVNWEPNAERIPPEKLKIRFRFTKKRGADAARAGIQDDMYLLLHNEFAFDTPDFEMLAKNRHIWTDARLEQAIEYTRHKLNQGKVTKSPKGYLFRALDGNFRLGDADRRMACIQVRQLEAAQKETRSRTAAEAMVQASIQAEAEKATSKLNSEIRAGREFFESADYDLQKDLFHSFVNQRLQQRLIERQGVSRDLLGPDNILSVNRVVADAFGSHVHAKMKKVLLRGSS